A region from the uncultured Macellibacteroides sp. genome encodes:
- a CDS encoding RagB/SusD family nutrient uptake outer membrane protein encodes MKNIKYNLLAIFTFFVLMMPSCNYLDVSEYFEDTLHVDSVFQKKVYLEKFLWGAAALLPDEGNIFTNSYYPAVLGSDESFTMWESSYNSQRFPINEITADNLGSMNIWPNMYIIIRKANTILSRINECPDMNAQEKREIVGYTHFLRGYAYYFLVLNYGPCILVGDQIIDTSLDSDAYATERATYDECVEYACKELETAAEYIPATVPINLFGRPTKGAAYGLIARLRVYAASPLYNGGKAAKTYFSNFKRKSDQVHYISQTYDEKKWAVAAAACKRIIDMGTYKLHTVEASFDTPALPKNITSDPHYYSTFPDGASGIDPLRSYAEMFNGEAISFKNEEIIFGRYSNSVKNATQNAFPSAFGGWNGFCLPQHVIDAYRMADGKTINESSNEYPYNEDGFTEKASAFSGYELRANVSKMYANREMRFYACVGFSGCLWPMRSTTETGKYLQEVRYGLDQNSGKSAATEGDAKNYPITGYVIKKYIHGDDAWKGSNGSVLDKPFIMVRYADILLMYAECLNNLTQSHTITDAQGNSQTFVRDAKQIANAFNQVRYRAGLPGLTENEISSQDNFFEALKTERMVEFLHEGLRYYDVRRWGIVAEVESKPIMGMDTDKPERSGYYNRVICNYITVRNRVFLPKMVLLPIERQEIKRVPTLDQNPGWEN; translated from the coding sequence ATGAAAAATATTAAATATAACTTACTGGCAATCTTTACATTCTTTGTATTGATGATGCCTTCATGCAACTATTTGGATGTGTCCGAATATTTTGAAGACACCTTGCATGTCGATTCTGTATTTCAGAAAAAAGTGTATCTCGAAAAGTTCCTTTGGGGAGCGGCGGCTTTATTGCCTGATGAAGGTAATATCTTTACAAACTCCTACTACCCGGCCGTTTTGGGAAGTGATGAATCCTTCACTATGTGGGAAAGCAGTTATAATAGTCAACGGTTTCCTATCAATGAAATTACAGCCGATAATTTAGGATCCATGAATATCTGGCCCAACATGTACATAATCATTCGTAAAGCGAACACAATCTTAAGCAGGATAAATGAATGTCCGGATATGAATGCACAGGAAAAAAGAGAAATAGTTGGATATACTCATTTTCTAAGAGGTTATGCTTATTACTTTCTCGTACTAAATTATGGACCTTGTATCTTAGTTGGCGACCAAATAATTGATACAAGTTTAGATTCGGATGCATATGCTACAGAAAGAGCCACCTACGACGAATGTGTAGAATATGCTTGCAAAGAATTAGAAACTGCAGCCGAATACATTCCTGCAACTGTACCCATAAATCTATTTGGTCGCCCTACCAAAGGAGCTGCCTATGGATTAATTGCCAGATTAAGGGTATATGCAGCCAGCCCTCTTTACAACGGGGGGAAAGCAGCTAAAACATACTTTTCTAATTTCAAACGTAAATCTGATCAGGTGCACTATATCTCGCAGACATATGACGAGAAAAAATGGGCTGTTGCAGCTGCAGCATGTAAGCGTATTATAGATATGGGAACTTATAAATTACACACGGTTGAAGCGTCTTTTGACACTCCGGCTTTACCAAAAAATATAACTTCCGATCCTCATTACTATAGCACTTTCCCGGATGGGGCTTCAGGAATTGACCCACTAAGATCTTATGCAGAAATGTTCAACGGAGAAGCTATTTCGTTTAAAAATGAAGAGATAATTTTTGGAAGATACTCCAATTCAGTAAAAAATGCCACTCAAAATGCATTTCCATCCGCTTTTGGAGGTTGGAACGGATTTTGTCTTCCTCAGCATGTAATTGATGCATACCGGATGGCTGATGGGAAAACAATTAATGAATCCAGCAACGAATATCCCTATAATGAAGATGGCTTTACGGAAAAGGCATCCGCTTTTTCCGGATATGAATTACGGGCAAACGTAAGCAAGATGTATGCCAACAGAGAAATGCGCTTTTACGCCTGCGTGGGCTTCAGCGGATGTTTGTGGCCAATGAGATCGACTACAGAAACAGGTAAATACCTGCAAGAGGTTCGATACGGTTTGGATCAGAATAGCGGTAAGAGTGCTGCAACCGAAGGGGATGCTAAAAACTATCCGATAACTGGTTATGTAATCAAAAAGTATATTCATGGAGATGATGCATGGAAAGGTTCAAACGGATCAGTCCTGGACAAACCCTTCATTATGGTACGTTATGCAGATATTCTGTTAATGTATGCTGAATGTCTGAACAACCTTACTCAATCTCACACCATTACAGACGCCCAGGGAAATAGCCAGACTTTCGTCCGTGATGCAAAACAAATTGCCAATGCATTTAATCAGGTACGTTACCGCGCCGGACTTCCCGGATTAACCGAGAATGAAATTTCTTCGCAAGATAACTTCTTTGAAGCTTTAAAAACTGAACGTATGGTTGAATTCCTGCACGAAGGTCTTCGTTATTATGATGTTCGCAGATGGGGTATAGTTGCTGAGGTTGAATCTAAACCAATCATGGGTATGGATACTGATAAACCGGAAAGAAGCGGCTATTATAACAGGGTAATATGTAACTATATAACTGTAAGAAACAGAGTCTTTCTACCCAAAATGGTTTTATTACCTATTGAAAGACAAGAGATAAAACGCGTACCGACTTTGGATCAGAATCCTGGCTGGGAAAATTAA
- a CDS encoding DUF4361 domain-containing protein, with protein sequence MKLIVKYILTGMFICIFSSCEENLLDQEQYQKKIYLLSSDNNIFKYSHALNDSITKGFITVGSGGTIPLNKDVTVILELDTSSFSEYNRRNFDIEYDKYAKLLEPSRYVLPSHEIVLRAGEIDATTFFPIEIDANGLSPDSTYMVPFKIKSTSDYEVNPEKASVLYQIELKNKYTESGMNTYSMKGTKQPEGGSLSAITTTKVMAPLAKNKVRIFPENFLVSSKLKDIEDKTITITVNNDNTLRLKPFKHVMLEQLEGNRYIENEETFYLNYRYKLASDEKWITVTETLKRIK encoded by the coding sequence ATGAAATTAATAGTAAAATACATACTCACAGGGATGTTCATTTGTATATTTTCATCCTGCGAAGAAAATTTGTTAGATCAGGAACAATATCAGAAAAAAATCTACTTATTAAGTTCTGACAATAATATATTCAAATATTCTCATGCTCTTAATGATTCTATTACCAAGGGATTCATAACAGTTGGTAGTGGAGGAACAATTCCATTAAATAAAGATGTGACCGTAATTCTTGAGCTTGATACAAGTTCTTTTAGCGAATACAATCGCCGTAATTTTGACATTGAATACGACAAGTATGCCAAGCTACTGGAGCCATCAAGGTATGTTCTTCCTTCACACGAGATTGTTTTACGTGCCGGAGAAATAGATGCGACCACATTTTTCCCTATTGAAATAGATGCGAACGGACTTTCTCCGGATTCTACTTATATGGTTCCGTTTAAGATTAAATCAACATCAGATTATGAAGTAAATCCCGAAAAAGCAAGTGTACTTTATCAGATTGAGCTAAAAAACAAGTATACTGAATCCGGAATGAACACTTATTCTATGAAAGGGACCAAACAACCGGAAGGAGGTAGCCTCTCGGCAATAACCACAACTAAGGTGATGGCTCCTCTGGCCAAAAACAAGGTTCGTATTTTTCCGGAAAACTTTTTAGTAAGCAGCAAACTAAAAGATATTGAGGATAAAACAATCACAATTACTGTCAACAACGACAATACGTTACGTCTTAAACCTTTCAAACATGTAATGCTTGAACAGTTAGAAGGAAACCGTTACATTGAGAATGAGGAAACTTTTTATCTGAATTACCGCTACAAGCTGGCATCGGATGAAAAATGGATCACTGTAACTGAAACTTTGAAGCGTATTAAATAG